The Vibrio toranzoniae sequence CTAAGCTTTTATCTCTGCGATTCGTGTTTTTAATGAAGTAATCAAGCTGGGTTTCTTGTAGCCCTAATGCTTTGCCGACATCCCTTACCGCACTTTTAAAGCGATATGAAATGACAGTGGCGGCAAGTGCTGCGCGTTCTCTACCGTATTTCTTGTAGATGTATTGGATGACTTCTTCACGGCGTTCATGCTCAAAATCGACATCAATATCAGGCGGTTCGTCGCGCTCTTTACTGATGAAGCGTTCAAATAGCACTGAGATCTGTCTTGGATCGACAGAGGTGATCTCTAAGCAGTAACAGACCACGGAATTGGCCGCTGAACCTCGACCTTGGTAAAGAATCCCTTGGCTTTTGGCAAACATGATGATGTCGTGGATCGTGAGAAAGAAGAAAGGGTAGTCGAGCTCGTTAATCAGCCCGAGTTCTTTATCTATGATCTGCTGGATGTCGTTAGGCACACCTTGTGGGAAGCGAGCCTGTTTTCCTTTCTCGACCAACATTCGCAGATAGCTCATGGGCGTCTCACCTTGAGGAATAAGTTCACTTGGGTATTCGTAACGTAAGCTGTCTAAATCAAATTCGCACAGCTTAGAGATACGGTTACTCTCTTCTAGCCACTCAGTTTTGAAGATATGAGAGAGCTTATCAAGACTTCGCAAACAGCGCTCAGCATTCGCCAGTAAATGGCAGCCTACTTCTGTAATTGGCTTTTGGTACTTAATCGCGGTGAGTGAGTGCTGTAAGGGCAAGCGATTAGTGTTGTGCATCAATACACCACCACAAGCCGTAATGGGTAGTTGGTGATGTTGTGACAGCTCAACACAGTAATCCATGTACTGCTGGTCGGTTTGTTTTAGGTGTCGTTGTAGGCCAATCCACAGCCGGCCGGAGTGATGCTGAGAAAGCCATTGTCCCCAATGTGAATCTTCACTTTTCTGTTGAGGCAGCCAAAGAATGAAGCAATGCTTAGCCGACATGATATCCCATTCAGAGAGCTGATAATGTCCTTTGCTGCTACGACGTCTCGCGTTGGTAATAATGCGGCATAGCTCGGCATAGGCCGTTCTATTTGGGCATAACAAGACAACTTGGCATTCGTCATTTAACCAAAACATGCTCCCGACGATTTGCTTGAGCGACAGTTTATGTTGCTTGATTGCAGAGTGAACCTTCACGATGCCCGCTACCGAGCACTCATCGGTGACCGCGAGTGCTTTGTAACGTAAGAAATCGGCTTGTAAAACAAGTTCTTCTGCGTGCGAAGCTCCCTCAAGGAAGGAGTAATTACTTTGGCAGAAAAGCTCTGAGTATTGCTGAGACATAGCGTAATCTCACTTAATCATTGCGAGTGAACATGATTGAAAAGAGGCGTTTAAATGGAACAAGTGGCAAGAACGACTTACCAAACTGTCTTACTGACTAGCTGAACAAACCGTGCAAGAACCACTGTTTATCTGGTGTTCTAAATACCCATAACCACCGCCCGTTTTTGCTGTAAGCAATAAAGTAGTCACGAATGATTTTCTCTCCGTCCCACCACCCAGACACAATGCGTTCAGGGCCTTGAGACAAGGTGACGCTCTCTGTTAATACTTCAGGCTCAGGCAGCAGAATACTCGGCCTGAGTCGCTGTTGATTAATACTGATAGCTGTTGTGGTTTGTTGGTTGGCCTTTTGGGGAGTCAGAGCCTTTTTTGCCACATGACTTAGTGTTGGTAGTGAATATTGATTGTTTTTTTCTGGCCTAGGATCCTGTTGTATTTTCGGAGTTTGAATACAGGCTTGCCCAAGCTTCGCCTGTAACAGTGAAAGTAGGTCTAGCGCAGCAAGTGTTCCGGTATTGCCATCAAAAAGATCATGGTAGGTCATTTGGGGGGATCCATGACGAATCAAGGAGAGAGTTAGCCCTTGAACGGGTGCCGTGAGCTTTAGAGACTCTAAGGCGAGATGGGTAAGGTTCGCCCATTTGCTTGCAAGATAATCGCCCTGTGCTGAATAAAAAGAGACATGGTGGTCGTTTTTATCCCTTAGATGCAAAGTCAGCGTCAACTCGAAAGCCACTCGGTCACGTAGCTTCAAAAAACACTCGAGTTGATTTAATAATTTCAGTAACGGCTTTTCGATAAACAGGATGTTTTCAATATCAAACAATAGCTCGAGATATTGCTGAAAATTCTCCGGTGGATGGTAGAAATCAATCGGGTGCTTGAACTGTCCGTTAAGGCGACCAACATAATTCACTAAGTCGATATCAAAGCGACGTGCGACTTCTTGCAAAGGCAGCTTTAATAGGTCTTCAACGACATTGATACCAACACGGTTCAGGCGCTCAATTTGCTTAGCTGGTAATTCGCTTGAACTTAGCGCCTGCTGACTTACCCAAGCTTTCATTTGCTCAACATTGTTTGTTGTTTGGTTGATGGATTGCTTGCCTAAAAGGATTGCAGAAAGCGGCGAATAACCTGTGGCAAAGCTGAACTGGATGTTGAGTGACTCTAAATGGCTTTTGAGTTCGAGCCAGTAATTGTCTAGCCCGTTGTAAAGCGACAGCATGTTAGAGGCTTTAATTAATAAACCATTGGGCGGCAGTAACGCCATATCTGATGTAACTAAATATGCCCATTGAGCGATCTCTTTCAGTTTATTTTTCTCTAGCTCAATACTGTAAGGGTGAACGTGTAAGTTGTGGCAAAGTGCCGCCGCAGACCCGAGTCCCATGCTTAGTGTGATGCCTGATTGCAGTGCGGCTGGGTTAGCTTGCAGCACACGGTGATCTTTTTCATCCACGATGATAATAGGTTTCTCGTGTGATGTTTCGTTCAAACCCAACTCATTAGAGTTAAACAAGGTATCTAACTGCAGAGATGGAAAGTGTAGATAAAGCCACAACATACGTTAGCCTTGCTTCGCAATAGGGAAAGCCGGCACCGTATTACTAGACAAAGCGTGAGTCGAACTGTTTTGATTGATGACTTTTTCTGTGAGTAACGGCCAATTTTGGCTCATGTCGAGAATAAAGCTGCCATACGACCAGCTGCCTTTTCTTTTCGTGACCTCAACCTTTAACCCCTGCGCGTGAGAAGAGAGTTTCATGCTTAAAGAAACGGGTAGGGACAACGGATTATGGCTGGTGGCTTTAAAGTGAAATTGCAGGCACTTACCCGTTTCGCTTGCTGCTTGCAGGCGCTTGGTTTGGTGGATTTCGAGATCGGCTCCCCATAGCAATACAGAATGACAAGCACCACTCTTGAGGCATTGTTCAGCAGCCCATAGTGCATCGAGAGCACGCTGAGGTTGGATGACTAGGATGTTCTCTAATGGAATATCTTGGTCGTTGAAAAACTCGGCACAGATCTTCCCTGGTGGGTTGATGAAAATGGCCAGTTTCTGTGAGTTTTGTTGAGCTAAATAAGGCGTGAGTAGACGAAGTTCGCCGATCCCTTGTTGTGATTCCACCTCAATAACGCCGTGCATCGGAAAGCCTCCATCAAGCTGTTTATCCAATTGAGGGTAGCCTGTCGAAGTGGTACTTCCTTGCGTTGTTGGTTGTAATCCTTTCCAGATTAACTGGCGGTCTTGTAAGTTTTTTATGAGTTCATGCATAATCAAATACCTGTATATCTATACAGTATATTTAACAATGAAAAAGATGCAAAGCAAAATGACGAAAATCAGATGAACTAACTGTTAGATACTTGATTTAGATACAAAAAAAGCCGCGATTAAGGCGGCTTCTTGCTATTGGTTATAATATCAACTACTTAGGTTGAGCATCTATACATTGGCCATTAATGTCTGTCACACTTGGGTTCATTAAGTGTAGGTACAGCGGGATGATGTCTAATGGCGTTTTTAGCTTGTTCGCATCTTCACCTGGGTACGCTTTTGCACGCATACGTGTTTGAGTGCCGCCCGGATTAATCGCGTTAACACGGATGTTTGTGTCTTCAAGCTCATCCGCTAAGATCTGCATCATACCTTCGGTAGCAAACTTAGAAATCGCGTAAGTGCCCCAGAACGCACGGCCAGAATGACCCACCGTTGAAGAGGTAAAGACAATACGACCCGCTTCCGCTTTCTTAATGACAGGCAGGAGTGCTTGAGTCATTAGAAACTCAGCTTTAACGTTGATTTGCATGACGCCATCAAAGGTCTCTTCATCGATTTGATCAAATGGACTTAACGTGCCAAGCACACCTGCGTTATGCAGTAGGCCGTCTAAACGACCAAACTGTGATTCAATGGTTTCAGCCATATCAACGTAGTTCTGTTTTGTCGCGCCTTTTAAATCCAATGGGATAATCGCAGGTTGTGGGTAACCTGCGCTTTCGATTTCGTCGTAAATCAATTCAAGGTTTTTAACATTGCGGCCTAACAGAATGACAGTTGCGCCATGTTGAGCGAAGCTTAGTGCGGCTTGGCGACCAATGCCAGCACCGGCACCTGTAACCAAAATTACTTTATCTTTGAGGGCATCTGTAGAGATTGGGTAATCCACTGTGCTTATCCTTCTTTCTTTTATTATGTTCGTCATTCCATTGATGTTTAATTACACAGATAACCGCAGGAATGATGAGAAATTCTTGGTAATCGTGACAAGATGGTTACAATACACTAATTCATACAATAGGGGATATGACATTGGAATTTTTGTTGGACTACGGCTTGTTTTTAGCCAAGATTGCGACCGTTGTAATCGCCATCATTGCCATTTTAGTGATTGCTAAATCGGTGGGTGGTAAATCAAGCGCAATTAAAGGTGAGCTGGAAATCACTAACCTATCGGAACATCATAAACAGACTATTGAACAATTAGAGCACCATTTGCATGATGATACTTTCATCAAAGCACGTGATAAAGCAGAAAAGAAAGCAGAAAAAGAGAAAGTAAAGTCACGCAGTAAAGAAGTGAAGAAAGCAGCGAAAGAGGGGGAGCTTGATAGCAAGCGTGAACCACATCTATTCGTTCTTGATTTTAACGGCAGCATTGATGCGAAAGAAGTGGCTTCATTACGTGAAGAAGTAACGGCGGTTCTAGCTGTGGCTCGTGAAGGTGATGAAGTATTACTTAAGCTTGAATCTGGCGGTGGCATGGTTCACGGCTATGGTTTGGCCTCTTCTCAACTTGATCGTATTAAAGCGGCAGGCCTACCTCTGACTATCTCGGTAGATAAAGTCGCAGCAAGTGGCGGTTACATGATGGCATGTATTGCAGACAAAATCGTATCTGCACCTTTTGCTATTGTTGGTTCTATTGGCGTTATCGCTCAGTTGCCTAACTTCAATAAATTGCTTAAAAAGCATGATATTGAGTTCGAACAGTTAACGGCGGGTGAGTACAAACGCACGCTAACTATGTTTGGTGAGAACAGCGATAAAGCACGTGAGAAGTTTAAAGAAGAGCTAGAAGAGACACACGGCTTATTCAAAGACTTTATTCGTGACCACCGTCCAGCGCTAGACCTTGATAAGGTTGCAACGGGCGAACACTGGTTCGGTACACAAGCTCATGAACTTGGGCTGGTGGATGAGATCAGCACTTCTGATGATTTAGTCGTAGCAGCATGTAAAGACAAGACGGTTCTAGCGATTCACTACGTACAGAAGAAAAAACTATCAGACAAGCTAGCGGGCGTTGCAGGTAAATCAGCAGACAGGGTGCTGATGAAGCTGATCGAACGCGGTCAAAAACCGATTGTTTAAATTTATACCAATTGTAGTAAATAATTGCTCGTCTTAGCTTGTTAAAAGGCTCGATAACTTCACTAGAATATTTGATTGTAGAGTAACTACTTATCGAAAAATTCTGCTTGGTTTTCAAGCCTTTTCCAGCACCATTCCTGAATGTCTTTTTACATATAGAGTATCAACGTTAGCGAGTTAAGCGTTAAATCTTGGTTCCATAATCATTACGTTTTGGACAAGTGGTCAGGATCTCTCTATGACCCGTATCGTTGAGCTCTTCCAAAATGACATCAAAACCCCATAAGCGGTATAGATGTTTCATGACTTCATCATAGCCTTTATCAAGAGGAATCCGGTCGTGAGGCCTATATTGCAGTGTCATCGAGCGATCACCACGGACATCTACTATTAGGTTCAAGGTTACTTAAGTTATATTGTGCAGCGAGCTTCTCTCGAATCAAACTGTAGCCTGGATCATCATGGATAGCGCTGACTTCAATCGTGTTCTTATGGTCATCGTCGAGCACAGAGAACAGCTTAAAGTCCCTAATGATTTTTGGAGAAAGATACTGGCTGATAAAGCTTTCATCTTTGAAGTTATGCATAGCAAAATGCACGGCTTCTAACCAATCACTTCCGGCTAACTCAGGGAACCACTCTTTGTCTTCATCGGTTGGTTCTTCACAGATGCGTCGGATGTCTCTAAACATCGCAAAACCAAGCGCATAAGGATTTATGCCATTGAAGTAAGGGCTGTTGTAAGCCGGTTGTGCGACCACGCTAGTATGGCTGTGTAAAAATTCTAAGATGAACTTATCACTGACTAAGCCTTCATCGTAAAGGTGGTTAAGGATGGTGTAGTGCCAGAAGGTTGCCCAACCCTCATTCATTACTTGGGTTTGTTTCTGTGGGTAGAAATACTGGCTGACTTTACGGACGATACGGACACATTCACGTTGCCAAGGTTCAAGCAGTGGAGCGTTTTTTTCGATGAAGTAGAGAATGTTCTCTTGAGGTTCGCTAGGAAAACGAATCGTTTCCTTTTCTTCTTTGTCTTGACTTTTAGGCACCGTTCTCCATAACTCATTGACTTGAGATTGCAGGTAAGCCTCTCGCTCTTCCTGTCTTGCGGTTTCTTCTGCGATTGAAATCTTCTCTGGACGTTTGTATCTATCTACGCCGTAGTTCATCAGTGCGTGACAAGAATCGAGAAGTTGCTCGACTTCTGCAACGCCGTATTTTTCTTCGCACTCAGTAATGTATTTTTTAGCGAACAATAGGTAGTCGATGATGGAACTGGCATCGGTCCATGTTTGGAACAGATAGTTGCCTTTAAAGAAAGAGTTATGGCCGTAACAAGCATGAGCCATAACGAGTGCCTGCATAGTGACGGTGTTCTCTTCCATCAGATAAGCGATACAAGGGTCTGAATTGATGACAATTTCGTATGCTAAGCCCATTTGGCCGTGTTTGTAGTTTTGTTCGGTTTGAATGAATTTTTTACCAAAAGACCAGTGGTTGTAATTGATGGGCATACCAATGCTGGAATAAGCGTCCATCATCTGTTCTGAGGTAATCACTTCAATTTGGTTCGGGTAAGTATCTAAACGGTAATGCTGCGCCACACGCTTAATTTCAACGTGATATTGCTCTAATAGGTTGAACGTCCAATCGGGTCCGTCAGGTAGCATCTTCTCGTTTTTCTTCTGCGTAGCTTCGTTCTTTTCTGCAACGTTTGATTTCGCTGTCATGGCAAGCCCCCTTACGCTGTTTCTTTTTGGAATAGCTCTCTAAACACAGGAAAAATATCATCCACTGTTCTAATATTTTTCATCGCAAAGTTGTCAAAGCTGTTTTCGAGTTTTTCGTATTCGTGCCAAAGGGTTTGATGAGAGCGGCGTGTTATTTCGATGTATGAGTAATATTGGCAGATAGGCAGAAGCTTATTCACCAGCAGTTCTTTACAGCGAGGGGAGTCATCAGCCCAGTTATCGCCGTCAGAGGCTTGAGCGGCGTAGATATTCCATTCACTCGCTGGGTAACGGTCAGCTACAATTTCTTTCATTAATTTTAGTGCGCTGGAAACGATAGTGCCACCCGTTTCTTGCGAGTAGAAGAACTCATGTTCGTCGACTTCTTTCGCCTGAGTATGGTGACGAATAAACACCACATCGACATTTTCATAAGTGCGATTGAGGAACAGGTACAGCAGTACGTAGAAACGTTTTGCGATGTCTTTGGTGGCTTGATCCATTGAGCCCGACACATCCATCAAACAGAACATCACCGCTTGGCTAGATGGAATAGGGCGCTTCTCATAGTTTTTAAAACGTAAGTCGAAGGTGTCAATGAAGGGCACGTTTTCAATTTTTTTGCGTAGCTCGGCGATCTCTTCTTTTAAGCGATTTTCTTCGAAGGGTTGTGCCGGTTCCGTCATTTTAACTTGGTCAAGTTGCTCCATCAGTAGGTTAAGCTCGCGTTTTTTACTAGCTGTCATCGCGGTTCTTCGAGCTAGAGACTGCTGCAGTGAACGCACGATAGCGATGTTGGATGGAATCCCCGCGCTTTGGTAACCAGAGCGGTGTGTTTTCCATTCGGTGATTTTA is a genomic window containing:
- a CDS encoding Y-family DNA polymerase, with product MLWLYLHFPSLQLDTLFNSNELGLNETSHEKPIIIVDEKDHRVLQANPAALQSGITLSMGLGSAAALCHNLHVHPYSIELEKNKLKEIAQWAYLVTSDMALLPPNGLLIKASNMLSLYNGLDNYWLELKSHLESLNIQFSFATGYSPLSAILLGKQSINQTTNNVEQMKAWVSQQALSSSELPAKQIERLNRVGINVVEDLLKLPLQEVARRFDIDLVNYVGRLNGQFKHPIDFYHPPENFQQYLELLFDIENILFIEKPLLKLLNQLECFLKLRDRVAFELTLTLHLRDKNDHHVSFYSAQGDYLASKWANLTHLALESLKLTAPVQGLTLSLIRHGSPQMTYHDLFDGNTGTLAALDLLSLLQAKLGQACIQTPKIQQDPRPEKNNQYSLPTLSHVAKKALTPQKANQQTTTAISINQQRLRPSILLPEPEVLTESVTLSQGPERIVSGWWDGEKIIRDYFIAYSKNGRWLWVFRTPDKQWFLHGLFS
- the imuA gene encoding translesion DNA synthesis-associated protein ImuA; this translates as MHELIKNLQDRQLIWKGLQPTTQGSTTSTGYPQLDKQLDGGFPMHGVIEVESQQGIGELRLLTPYLAQQNSQKLAIFINPPGKICAEFFNDQDIPLENILVIQPQRALDALWAAEQCLKSGACHSVLLWGADLEIHQTKRLQAASETGKCLQFHFKATSHNPLSLPVSLSMKLSSHAQGLKVEVTKRKGSWSYGSFILDMSQNWPLLTEKVINQNSSTHALSSNTVPAFPIAKQG
- a CDS encoding YciK family oxidoreductase — translated: MDYPISTDALKDKVILVTGAGAGIGRQAALSFAQHGATVILLGRNVKNLELIYDEIESAGYPQPAIIPLDLKGATKQNYVDMAETIESQFGRLDGLLHNAGVLGTLSPFDQIDEETFDGVMQINVKAEFLMTQALLPVIKKAEAGRIVFTSSTVGHSGRAFWGTYAISKFATEGMMQILADELEDTNIRVNAINPGGTQTRMRAKAYPGEDANKLKTPLDIIPLYLHLMNPSVTDINGQCIDAQPK
- the sohB gene encoding protease SohB; the encoded protein is MTLEFLLDYGLFLAKIATVVIAIIAILVIAKSVGGKSSAIKGELEITNLSEHHKQTIEQLEHHLHDDTFIKARDKAEKKAEKEKVKSRSKEVKKAAKEGELDSKREPHLFVLDFNGSIDAKEVASLREEVTAVLAVAREGDEVLLKLESGGGMVHGYGLASSQLDRIKAAGLPLTISVDKVAASGGYMMACIADKIVSAPFAIVGSIGVIAQLPNFNKLLKKHDIEFEQLTAGEYKRTLTMFGENSDKAREKFKEELEETHGLFKDFIRDHRPALDLDKVATGEHWFGTQAHELGLVDEISTSDDLVVAACKDKTVLAIHYVQKKKLSDKLAGVAGKSADRVLMKLIERGQKPIV
- a CDS encoding YeaH/YhbH family protein, with product MAQFIDRRLNGKNKSAVNRQRFLRRHKEQIKESVADAVNRRSITNTETGEDVTIPHKDIKEPSFHQGQGGVRERVHPGNDQFITGDKIERPKGGGQGGGSGQGDASPDGEGQDEFTFQISKDEYLDILFEDLALPNLEKNQVNKITEWKTHRSGYQSAGIPSNIAIVRSLQQSLARRTAMTASKKRELNLLMEQLDQVKMTEPAQPFEENRLKEEIAELRKKIENVPFIDTFDLRFKNYEKRPIPSSQAVMFCLMDVSGSMDQATKDIAKRFYVLLYLFLNRTYENVDVVFIRHHTQAKEVDEHEFFYSQETGGTIVSSALKLMKEIVADRYPASEWNIYAAQASDGDNWADDSPRCKELLVNKLLPICQYYSYIEITRRSHQTLWHEYEKLENSFDNFAMKNIRTVDDIFPVFRELFQKETA